TTTTATTTGACAATTCTGAAGCCCTTCTGCAATAGTCAGACGCTTCATCTAACGCCGGGTCATCCGGTCGACGTGCATGGACCCTGTCAGGCTGCATCAGCGTCATAGGCCTGTATAGGCCAGTTCGATTCCTACACCTCGGCCAGGTTGTCCCCGACGGCGATGTTCACCGTCAGCGGCACCGCCAGCTCGTACACCCCTTCCATGGCTTGCCGGAGCAGCGCCGCGGTGGCGTCCACCTGGTCGGCGGGTGCCTCCAGGACCAGCTCGTCGTGGATCTGGAGGAGGAGGCGGCTATTCAGGCCAGCCTGGCGCAGCTGCCGGTCCGCGGCCAGCATGGCCAGCTTGATGAGGTCGGCGGCGCTGCCCTGGATGGGGGTGTTGATGGCGGTGCGCTCGGCCAGCTCCCGGGCCACCTTGTTGGAGCTGGCGATGTCCGGCAGCGGGCGGCGGCGGCCGAGGATGGTGGTGACGAAGCCGTCTCGTCGGGCCTGGGCGATGACCTCGTCCATGAAGCGGCGCACGCCGGGGTAGTGCGCGAAATAGCGGTCGATGAAGGTCTGGGCCTCCTTGCGGCTGATGTTGAGCTGATTGGCGAGACCGAAGGCGCTCATGCCGTAGATGATGCCGAAGTTGATGCTCTTGGCCACCCGCCGCATCTCCTTGGTCACCATGCCGGGCAGGGCGCGGAAGATCTCCAGGGCGGTGCGGTCATGGATGTCGTCGCCACTGCGGAAGGCGGCCAGGAGGGCCGGGTCCTGGGAGTAGTGGGCCACGACCCGAAGGTCGATCTGGGAGTAGTCGCCGGCCACGAGGCGCCAGCCGGTCTCGGGCACGAAGGCGGAGCGGATCCTTTGCCCTTCGGCAGTGCGGATGGGGATGTTCTGGAGGTTGGGCTCGCTGGAGGACAGCCTGCCGGTGGCCGCCACCGTCTGGTTGAAGGAGGTGTGCACCCGGCCGGTGACCGGGTCGATCAGGGCGGGCAGGGCGTCGACGTACGTGTTTTTGAGCTTGGCCAGGTTGCGGAAGGTGATGACCGCAGCCGGCAGCTCATGCAAGGGGGCGAGCTTTTCCAGCACCGCGGCATCGGTGGAGTAGCCGGTCTTGGTCTTTTTGCCCTGGGGCAGGCCCAGGCGCTCGAAGAGCACCTCGCCCAGCTGCTTCGGGGAGTTGATGTTGAAGCTCACCCCGGCCAGGCGATGGATCTCCTCTTCCAGGAAGGTCAGCTCGGCGGCAAGCTCCGTGGACAGCCGGGCCAGGACGGACGGCTCCACCCGGATGCCGGTCTGCTCCATGGCGGCCAGGATCGGCACCAGGGGCATCTCCACCCGGGCAAAGAGGTCCAGGAGCCCCAGGCGGGCCAGCTCCGGGGAAAGATGCTGCCAGAGCAGGAGGCAGGCGCGCACGTCCTCGCCGGTGTACGGGCAGGCCGCATCCGGCGGTACGTAGGCGAAGGCGTCCGGCCGCCGGTCGTTGGCCGTCACCTGGGCGAAGCTGGTGAGGCGAACGCCCAGGATCTCCTCGGCCAGGAGGTCGA
This Thermodesulfobacteriota bacterium DNA region includes the following protein-coding sequences:
- the polA gene encoding DNA polymerase I gives rise to the protein MPSPPPVYLLDGSAYIYRAFHAIRPLSNAAGLLTHATLGFTNTLLKILRERAPRYLAVAYDSRGPTFRHQLFPGYKAHRPPMPEDLAQQIPWVKKVVAAYRLAILEEAGQEADDLIASAARALARRGQPVVIVSGDKDLLQLVDDDITVWDPMAERLFDPAAVKDRYGVGPEQLVDLFALLGDASDNIPGVPGIGPKTGAELLGRFPSLDALYQGLPALASARTRERLVAAKTQAFFARDLVRLRDDLAVPASAEAYLVPPPDCAALRSLFTELGFNRLLKSELPAEALSTAGCRVLADPEELARLVASWRNASLVALDCETTALDPKRAKLVGLGLAAAPEEIIYLPIGHRDANGQLLPGQLSLDAVRPILAPLLARTDLPKLAHNMKFDAAVLAAHGLPLAGPWLDSMIASYLVAPNRPSHKLDLLAEEILGVRLTSFAQVTANDRRPDAFAYVPPDAACPYTGEDVRACLLLWQHLSPELARLGLLDLFARVEMPLVPILAAMEQTGIRVEPSVLARLSTELAAELTFLEEEIHRLAGVSFNINSPKQLGEVLFERLGLPQGKKTKTGYSTDAAVLEKLAPLHELPAAVITFRNLAKLKNTYVDALPALIDPVTGRVHTSFNQTVAATGRLSSSEPNLQNIPIRTAEGQRIRSAFVPETGWRLVAGDYSQIDLRVVAHYSQDPALLAAFRSGDDIHDRTALEIFRALPGMVTKEMRRVAKSINFGIIYGMSAFGLANQLNISRKEAQTFIDRYFAHYPGVRRFMDEVIAQARRDGFVTTILGRRRPLPDIASSNKVARELAERTAINTPIQGSAADLIKLAMLAADRQLRQAGLNSRLLLQIHDELVLEAPADQVDATAALLRQAMEGVYELAVPLTVNIAVGDNLAEV